A single window of Nicotiana sylvestris chromosome 3, ASM39365v2, whole genome shotgun sequence DNA harbors:
- the LOC138887818 gene encoding serine/threonine-protein phosphatase 7 long form homolog: protein MGVLHVHPGPFSDEILVLHGDHRSAYVWEGELVEQTLRAKRVDDVWDFIREKVFHPRVVQRLRDTGFYRIFEIGQLQLDWSLITALIERWRLETHTFHLPIGEATITLQDVQVLYGLPANGLAVALPQYMRSMTRAQYLDLLQQFTGFRL, encoded by the coding sequence ATGGGCGTGCTGCATGTGCATCCTGGACCCTTCTCGGATGAGATATTAGTGTTACATGGCGATCATAGGTCCGCCTACGTATGGGAGGGAGAACTAGTGGAGCAGACTCTCCGCGCCAAGAGAGTGGACGATGTGTGGGACTTTATAAGGGAAAAAGTTTTCCATCCCCGCGTAGTCCAGCGCCTGAGGGATACCGGCTTCTATAGGATTTTTGAGATTGGGCAGCTGCAGCTCGACTGGTCTCTGATCACGGCAttgatagagcggtggcgacTGGAGACACACACTTTCCACCTGCCcattggcgaggccaccatcacgcttcaggatgttcaggttttataTGGGCTGCCTGCTAATGGACTGGCCGTTGCACTGCCTCAGTATATGAGATCTATGACGCGTGCCCAGTATTTGGACTTGCTGCAACAGTTCACTGGTTTCAGGCTATAG